A window from Setaria italica strain Yugu1 chromosome VIII, Setaria_italica_v2.0, whole genome shotgun sequence encodes these proteins:
- the LOC101786812 gene encoding cucumber peeling cupredoxin, giving the protein MPAMANPAVMFIAVILAIVSTAAASNATASPAKNTTAPLPPFATNHAVGDGAGWFFDWKANASAANYSAWAANRTFYLGDYLSFKTDTSNTVVHTTNATAYKLCSAGVAANGSSGWKAEEAFLAVMLTAEGANYFFSDAGDGEHCRKGVRFEVAVAHGRGLPSVPASYYEPLSGAPAGMPDGWAAAAMWGALAVAVLVL; this is encoded by the exons ATGCCAGCCATGGCCAATCCTGCAGTGATGTTCATAGCAGTGATCCTTGCCATCGTCTCTACCGCAGCTGCCAGCAACGCCACGGCGAGCCCGGCCAAGAACAcgacggcgccgctgccgccgttcgCCACCAACCacgccgtcggcgacggcgccgggtGGTTCTTCGACTGGAAGGCGAACGCCTCCGCCGCCAACTACTCCGCCTGGGCCGCCAACCGCACCTTCTACCTCGGCGACTACCTCA GTTTCAAGACGGACACGAGCAACACGGTGGTGCACACGACCAACGCCACGGCGTACAAGCTCTGCAGCGCCGGCGTCGCGGCGAACGGCAGCAGCGGGTggaaggcggaggaggcgtTCCTGGCCGTGATGCTGACGGCGGAGGGCGCCAACTACTTCTTCTCGGACGCCGGGGACGGGGAGCACTGCCGGAAGGGGGTGCGGTTCGAGGTCGCCGTCGCGCATGGCCGCGGCCTCCCGTCGGTGCCAGCGTCGTACTACGAGCCGCTCTCCGGCGCACCGGCTGGGATGCCGGACGGCTGGGCTGCGGCGGCCATGTGGGGTGCCTTGGCTGTTGCAGTATTAGTGCTGTGA
- the LOC101786418 gene encoding probable WRKY transcription factor 75, with protein MENYHMLFGTTPTAAQPSSSTSNSYNFLATAGGGTSSLMRDHDRGQPGHSFLAELSNSSKDGGASPPAAAGGRGESSAGPAAAGGEVDRPSGKRKGEKKERRPRYAFQTRSQVDILDDGYRWRKYGQKAVKNNKFPRSYYRCTHQGCNVKKQVQRLSRDEGVVVTTYEGTHTHPIEKSNDNFEHILTQMQIYSGMGSNFSSNHNMFH; from the exons ATGGAGAATTATCACATGCTGTTCGGGACGACGCCGACGGCAGCGCAGccctcgtcctccacctccaactcctacaacttcCTGGCcactgccggcggcggcacgagcaGCCTGATGCGCGACCATGATCGGGGACAGCCAGGACACTCGTTCTTGGCGGAGCTCTCTAACAGCTCCAAGGATGGCGGCGcgagcccgccggcggcggcaggcggccgCGGGGAGTCGTCGGCGGGgcctgctgccgccggcggtgAGGTGGACAGGCCGTCCgggaagaggaagggggagaagaaggagcggcggccgcggtACGCGTTCCAGACGCGAAGCCAGGTGGACATCCTCGACGACGGCTACCGGTGGAGGAAGTACGGCCAGAAGGCCGTCAAGAACAACAAGTTCCCAAG AAGCTACTACAGGTGCACTCACCAAGGGTGCAACGTGAAGAAGCAGGTGCAGCGGCTGTCAAGGGACGAGGGCGTGGTGGTGACCACATATGAGGGCACCCACACGCACCCCATCGAGAAGTCTAACGACAACTTCGAGCACATTCTCACTCAGATGCAGATATACTCCGGCATGGGATCAAATTTCAGCAGTAACCACAACATGTTTCACTGA
- the LOC101752663 gene encoding uncharacterized protein LOC101752663, translating to MAILCSAPSVHSNFLPRWLLLNSSPRMYCHAFRDRMRLKRRNRHQWVTCFSKGSFLQDSMPSLKPSRLLPTEELKTYPNTVPEEIFSTIRLDDSDAFYVLELSTSREFSSSLLDKNSAILICLIDVDGDSLLQRVPAIYLGQPTPGMKAEQSMPFQSGSVDVVTFKGSKLQRIKEVWIGLESGSWRLDGLSLKVIHGPVGRSKDVNGTPELKFNGLQYTFEKINVPLGEDGASVAEARPVAVMDLSGVSLSDLQEGQLSSESTASIVKELKEDGLRQYADLKQSLLLYDAAIVITGFSVFTLASNDNAAYSFLVGGIGGFFYLLLLQRSVDGLPVISLPSEASSTQPSVSGFSGVRRPWLILSLVMVAGAVALKYGAGGDSFELTPTELFVGTAGFLANKVAVLLAAFKPMQSDLKGEDGSGDST from the exons ATGGCAATCCTCTGTTCTGCTCCATCAGTTCATTCAAATTTTCTGCCCAGATGGCTACTGCTGAATAGCAGCCCGAGAATGTATTGCCATGCCTTTCGGGATCGAATGAGGCTCAAAAGGAGAAACAGACATCAGTGGGTGACTTGTTTCTCCAAAGGGTCTTTCTTACAAG ATTCCATGCCCTCTCTAAAGCCTTCACGTCTTCTTCCTACAGAGGAACTAAAGACATATCCCAATACTGTTCCTGAGGAGATATTTAGCACAATCAGATTAGATGACTCTGATGCATTCTATGTGCTAGAGCTTAGCACAAGTAGAGAGTTTAGTTCCTCTTTGCTGGATAAAAATTCTGCAATCTTAATCTGCTTAATAGATGTTGATGGTGACTCCTTGTTACAAAGAGTACCGGCAATTTATTTAGGTCAACCAACACCAGGAATGAAGGCAGAGCAATCGATGCCCTTCCAAAGTGGTTCAGTTGATGTTGTCACTTTCAAGGGGTCTAAATTGCAAAGGATCAAAGAAGTCTGGATCGGGCTGGAATCTG GTTCATGGAGATTAGATGGTTTGAGCTTGAAAGTAATACATGGACCGGTTGGTCGATCTAAAGATGTCAATGGAACACCTGAACTCAAGTTTAACGGTTTGCAGTACACCTTCGAGAAAATCAATGTGCCTCTTGGAGAGGACGGAGCATCAGTAGCTGAAGCCAGGCCTGTGGCTGTCATGGACCTATCAGGAGTTAGCTTATCTGATCTTCAAGAAGGACAGTTATCCTCAGAGAGCACTGCTTCAATTGTTAAGGAATTGAAAGAGGATGGTTTGAGACAATATGCTGATCTCAAGCAATCTTTGCTGCTCTACGATGCAGCTATAGTGATAACAGGTTTCTCTGTCTTCACCTTGGCTTCCAACGACAATGCTGCCTACTCTTTCCTGGTCGGTGGCATTGGAGGATTCTTCTATCTGCTGCTGCTCCAAAGGTCCGTCGATGGGTTGCCTGTGATTAGTTTGCCCTCAGAAGCTAGCAGCACACAGCCATCTGTTAGTGGTTTCAGTGGTGTAAGAAGGCCATGGTTAATATTGTCGCTGGTAATGGTTGCGGGAGCTGTCGCATTGAAGTATGGTGCTGGTGGTGACAGCTTCGAGCTGACACCAACCGAGCTCTTTGTCGGCACTGCAGGGTTCCTGGCAAACAAGGTTGCAGTTCTTTTGGCAGCTTTCAAACCCATGCAAAGTGATTTGAAGGGCGAAGATGGATCTGGGGACAGCACTTAA